In one window of Oryza sativa Japonica Group chromosome 9, ASM3414082v1 DNA:
- the LOC136351702 gene encoding uncharacterized protein, with product MVMWYLPIKDRLKRLYSNPTDAELMRWHQESRKIYGMIRHPADARQWKTFDAKHPEFAKDPRNVRFALSTDGMNPFGDLSSSHSTWPVLLTMYNLPTWICQKRKYILLTILIQGPNQPGIDIDVFLEPLMEDMEELWKEGLRLWDEFKREHFNLRAIIFVTINDLPANFSLSGQIKGKTGCLICLEKTSYKYLTSSLKTVYMRHRRFLPQRHRYRKMARLFDNTMENDTAPVARGGTYVYEITKKIKVVYGKGKKKTVKRKKADGDNGTASPFKKHSIFFKYLDYWKDLEIRHAIDVMHLEKNVFDSTVGTLLDIPSKTKDGLKSRNDLVDLSIRHDLHPVVLPNGKTEILPACYSLTLEEKKAFCKCLQGVRVPTGFASNIRKLVSMKDLSISGYNAHDCHRLLTVFLPIAIRAVKPVHTKVVITKLCYFFNRISQKVFDPLELGPLQTFAVETVCQLEMYFPPSFLDMMEHLIVHIIPRIIELGPLYLHQMWAYERYMSILKGYVRNRAHPEGSMIEGYTTEEAVECCMDYIKDANAIGIPVHRHEGRLSGRGTVGRKQFFDNDYKKVSAAHNSVPQQLAIVEPFIERHLEEIKACFPGRSNDWISREHKRRFPLWLKDLNLPVGDSVEELTLQRLACGPSSIVNSWQGYDINGFTLSTTTKDMKSTAQNSGLRVEAIDTSGEKRSYYGTIQEIWELYYGLNIQIPVLRCEWVKDTIGVSVDDYGLMIVDHSKPGHKDDPWVLAERVAQVFYVKDPSDERKTIVISGKQQIVGLL from the coding sequence atggtgatgtggtacctaccaattaaggaccgcctgaagcgtctgtactcaaacccgactgatgctgagttgatgagatggcatcaAGAGAGCCGGAAAATATATGGTATGATTCGACATCCCGCCGACGCTCGCCAGTGGAAGACATTTGATGCAAAACACCCAGAATTTGCTAAGGATCCTAGGAATGTAAGGTTTGCGTTGAGCACTGATGGAATGAACCCGTTTGGTGACTTAAGCAGCTCGCACAGCACATGGCCAGTCCTTCTCACAATGTATAATCTTCCAACATGGATATGTCAGAAACGAAAGTACATTCTACTCACTATCCTCATACAAGGTCCAAACCAACCTGGAATCGACATAGATGTTTTCCTTGAGCCTTTGATGGAGGACATGGAGGAGCTTTGGAAAGAAGGGTTACGACTATGGGATGAGTTTAAGCGGGAGCACTTCAATCTACGTGCGATCATATTCGTTACCATCAATGACCTACCTGCAAACTTTTCATTATCTGGGCAGATTAAAGGGAAGACTGGATGTCTGATATGTCTGGAGAaaacttcatacaaatacctGACGTCGTCTTTGAAGACAGTGTACATGCGACATCGACGGTTCCTACCACAAAGACATAGGTACCGTAAGATGGCTAGATTGTTCGATAATACAATGGAGAATGACACTGCCCCAGTAGCAAGAGGTGGTACATACGTGTATGAGATAACAAAGAAGATTAAGGTTGTAtatggaaagggaaagaagaagacagtaaagaggaagaaagctgatggtgacaacggtactgcgtcgcctttcaagaagcactcaattttctttaaatacttaGATTACTGGAAGGACCTAGAGATTCGACATGCAATTGATGTTATGCACCTCGAGAAGAACGTGTTTGATAGCACCGTTGGCACATTGCTGGACATCCCGAGTAAAACGAAGGATGGATTGAAGTCACGTAACGACCTTGTAGATTTGTCCATACGGCATGACCTTCACCCAGTAGTGCTGCCAAATGGGAAGACCGAGATTCTTCCTGCTTGTTACTCGTTGACACTTGAAGAGAAAAAAGCCTTCTGTAAATGTTTACAAGGGGTTAGAGTGCCTACTGGTTTCGCATCGAACATTAGGAAGCTAGTATCAATGAAGGATTTGTCCATTTCGGGATACAATGCGCATGATTGTCATAGGTTGCTAACGGTGTTCCTACCAATTGCTATAAGGGCAGTCAAACCAGTCCATACAAAGGTGGTTATAACaaagttgtgctactttttcaatcgaatttcgcagaaggtaTTTGATCCTTTGGAATTAGGTCCGCTTCAGACATTTGCCGTCGAGACTGTATGCCAGCTTGAGATGTATTTCCCACCATCATTTTTAGATATGATGGAGCATTTGATCGTTCACATCATCCCTCGGATTATTGAACTTGGTCCATTATACTTACATCAGATGTGGGCCTATGAGCGTTACATGTCGATCCTCAAAGGCTATGTACGCAATCGCGCTCACCCGGAAGGATCAATGATAGAGGGATACACAACTGAAGAGGCAGTCGAGTGTTGTATGGACTACATAAAGGATGCTAATGCCATTGGCATTCCTGTTCATCGACATGAAGGTAGATTGTCTGGAAGGGGTACTGTTGGTAGGAAGCAGTTCTTCGATAATGATTACAAAAAGGTGTCCGCGGCACACAACAGCGTTCCTCAACAGCTCGCTATCGTTGAGCCATTCATTGAGCGACACCtagaagaaatcaaagcctgcttcccagggcggtccaatgattggatatcaagagagcacaagcgtcgctttccTCTGTGGTTGAAAGATCTAAACCTGCCAGTTGGTGATTCTGTGGAGGAACTTACTTTACAAAGACTGGCATGTGGGCCTTCAAGTATTGTCAATTCATGGCAAGGTTACGACATCAATGGATTTACCTTGAGTACGACTACGAAGGACATGAAAAGCACCGCACAAAACAGTGGGCTCCGTGTCGAAGCGATTGACACGAGTGGAGAAAAGAGGTCGTATTATGGGACCATTCAAGAAATATGGGAACTGTACTATGGCCTAAACATCCAGATCCCTGTTCTCCGTTGTGAATGGGTTAAAGACACAATAGGGGTTTCCGTTGATGACTACGGGCTAATGATAGTCGATCACAGTAAACCAGGCCACAAGGATGATCCATGGGTTTTAGCAGAGCGTGTGGCtcaagtgttttatgtgaaggacccttcagatgaaagaaaaactattgtcatatccggaaagcaacagatcgtcg